Proteins encoded in a region of the Schaalia hyovaginalis genome:
- a CDS encoding ABC transporter ATP-binding protein, with the protein MDPLVDVDGIHFAWGTTPVLHGVDLTLGAGELCCLLGPNGTGKTTLVENILGTVSPQAGAVRVMGENPRSATGAFWSKIGLVQQNSSDHPKWRVKDLLEWTRLLHESVGAPTRPTDELLQAVGLADKAHSPLSRLSGGQRRRVDFALALLARPGLLILDEPTTGLDPVSKAQVHDIVGTALDEGAAVLYTTHDLAEAQKIATRIAIMNHGRIVAEGSADSILDAYSRNAQVTWDENGTTYVHSTDQPEAFLRTILSGPIEHLTVTRPTLEEAYLALMDEDGPADEAGRSAANQPMKEGAK; encoded by the coding sequence ATGGACCCCCTCGTCGACGTCGACGGCATCCACTTCGCCTGGGGCACGACGCCCGTCCTTCACGGCGTCGACCTCACCCTCGGCGCCGGGGAGCTCTGCTGCCTCCTCGGACCCAACGGCACCGGGAAGACCACGCTCGTCGAGAACATCCTCGGCACGGTCTCCCCGCAGGCGGGGGCCGTCCGCGTCATGGGCGAGAACCCCCGATCGGCGACCGGCGCCTTCTGGTCGAAGATCGGCCTCGTCCAGCAGAACTCCTCCGACCACCCGAAGTGGCGCGTGAAGGACCTCCTCGAATGGACGCGCCTCCTCCACGAATCAGTCGGCGCCCCGACGCGCCCGACCGACGAGCTCCTCCAGGCGGTGGGCCTGGCCGACAAGGCGCATTCGCCCCTGTCGCGCCTCTCGGGCGGACAACGGCGCCGCGTCGACTTCGCGCTCGCGCTCCTCGCCCGGCCCGGCCTCCTCATCCTCGACGAACCGACGACCGGACTCGATCCCGTCTCGAAGGCGCAGGTCCACGACATCGTCGGCACGGCCCTCGACGAAGGGGCCGCGGTCCTCTACACGACCCACGACCTCGCCGAAGCCCAGAAGATCGCCACGCGGATCGCGATCATGAACCACGGCCGCATCGTCGCCGAAGGCAGCGCCGACTCCATCCTCGACGCCTACTCGCGCAACGCGCAGGTCACCTGGGATGAAAACGGCACCACCTACGTCCACTCGACCGATCAGCCCGAAGCCTTCCTCCGCACGATCCTCTCCGGACCCATCGAGCACCTGACGGTGACCCGCCCGACCCTGGAGGAGGCCTACCTCGCCCTCATGGACGAAGACGGGCCCGCCGACGAGGCCGGGCGCAGCGCAGCGAACCAGCCCATGAAGGAGGGCGCGAAATGA
- a CDS encoding ABC transporter permease produces the protein MTIRTRPATLMQSALFQAKTDLRPYYASASGIGLLFPVVVFIALGVWFRSKDLTLGPWASAFLPGMVGATTAMLPVQLVSEYYSERVNGTLIRARLLPNGPLAWTIGKTLSSLTLTALTQGLLLAATLILFPELEIPIGSILLMIPILLLCSAAAAPIGFVLGAFAKGVYSLMGATVALIGMWTVSGSFIPLNDMPTWLQAIQAPLPFYWFGHLSRWALVGGDGSGIEIGGGYHPFLAIAILLAWTVLGFALAARIVRSSFRKESLTTLEQLRFALRRQSGI, from the coding sequence ATGACGATCCGAACCCGACCCGCCACCCTCATGCAGTCCGCGCTCTTCCAGGCGAAGACGGACCTGCGCCCCTACTACGCCTCCGCCTCCGGCATCGGCCTCCTCTTCCCGGTCGTCGTCTTCATCGCCCTCGGAGTGTGGTTCCGCTCGAAGGACCTCACCCTCGGCCCCTGGGCATCCGCCTTCCTCCCCGGGATGGTCGGCGCGACCACTGCGATGCTGCCCGTCCAGCTCGTATCCGAGTACTACTCCGAAAGGGTGAACGGCACTCTCATCCGTGCCCGCCTGCTGCCGAACGGGCCGCTCGCATGGACGATCGGCAAGACCCTGTCGAGCCTCACGCTCACCGCCCTCACCCAGGGCCTCCTCCTCGCCGCGACCCTGATCCTCTTCCCCGAGCTCGAGATCCCCATCGGCTCGATCCTCCTCATGATCCCGATCCTCCTCCTCTGCTCTGCGGCGGCGGCCCCGATCGGCTTCGTCCTCGGAGCCTTCGCGAAGGGCGTCTACTCGCTCATGGGCGCGACCGTCGCCCTCATCGGCATGTGGACGGTCTCGGGCTCCTTCATCCCGCTCAACGACATGCCGACCTGGCTCCAGGCGATCCAGGCGCCCCTCCCCTTCTACTGGTTCGGGCACCTGTCCCGCTGGGCGCTCGTCGGCGGCGACGGATCGGGCATCGAGATCGGCGGCGGGTACCACCCCTTCCTCGCGATCGCGATCCTCCTGGCATGGACCGTCCTCGGCTTCGCCCTCGCCGCGCGGATCGTCCGCTCCTCCTTCCGGAAGGAATCCCTGACTACCCTGGAACAACTCCGATTCGCACTGAGGAGGCAGTCAGGGATCTGA
- a CDS encoding helix-turn-helix transcriptional regulator, which yields MAHDDLVHNRIAVLRADRKVSRRELADALGVHYQTIGYLERGEYSPSLSLALRIARYFRVPVESLFSLEEFPPLQ from the coding sequence ATGGCACACGACGACCTCGTCCACAACCGCATCGCCGTCCTGCGCGCCGACCGGAAGGTCTCCCGGCGCGAGCTCGCCGATGCGCTCGGCGTCCACTACCAGACGATCGGGTACCTGGAACGCGGCGAGTACTCGCCCTCGCTCTCGCTCGCCCTGCGGATCGCCCGCTACTTCCGCGTGCCGGTCGAGTCCCTCTTCTCGCTCGAGGAGTTCCCGCCGCTCCAGTGA
- a CDS encoding alpha-galactosidase, with protein sequence MIRKACGVWCIETARTGYYLAERGPLVEHLHYGRRLEPDLEAMRAPVSVAMGTDVIHDPLNDPALSLLHLGLEISPLDKGDYRPGALAMRDARGSAVLDLRCEGIELLGAPVPAAGLPQVRGGSDTLVVRAAAAPSGALVERFYTPLEDCDVIVVRTRVTNRGEGPLRLERLFSYQLDLPGREWELVSFTGAWAREFAPTRRPVEAGAALVASRSGVSSHYANPFAMVCSRGADETSGEVYGTNLLWSGSHETILEAGPYSTTRLLSGIQAEGFTWTLEPGESFDSPEAVLAYSATGFETLSHSMHALVREHIVPGRWAGAERPVLVNTWEAMYFDLSEKRLDALARSASSVGAELFVLDDGWFGRRTSDERGLGDFSVNRKRLPSGLTGLSSRLKKRGLDFGLWVEPEMVNRDSALFEAHPDWILADPATVPSPSRHQFVLDLCREEVQDHLIGQITALLDSAPIRYVKWDMNRHHSDRFSPALAEPGRLDVAWTRGLYRVLREITAAHPGVLFESCASGGNRVDLGMASYMPQVWLSDDTDAWERARIQTGASYGYPQSLWGSHVGASPNHQTLRSSSIEARFDVAAFGLLGYELDLDGLSPAELRAVRAQLRFYKEHRGLFQFGRWYRLRSPFESDECAWMAVAPDSTEAVVLEMVGRAVANVDAPPLRLRGLDPRARYRVSTRREMLDPRVFGSLINTVLPVRVDHEGALVRAVARHRPMTTEAFEAEASGSVLMNAGLRLPQRFAGTGFVEGMRVMPDCSARLHLVTKLAR encoded by the coding sequence ATGATCCGCAAGGCCTGCGGCGTCTGGTGCATCGAGACGGCGCGCACGGGGTACTACCTCGCCGAGCGCGGCCCCCTCGTCGAGCACCTCCACTACGGGCGGCGCCTGGAGCCGGATCTGGAGGCGATGAGGGCCCCGGTATCGGTCGCGATGGGCACCGATGTCATCCACGATCCCCTCAACGACCCCGCCCTCTCCCTCCTGCACCTGGGGCTGGAGATCTCGCCGCTCGACAAGGGGGACTACCGCCCCGGCGCGCTCGCGATGCGGGACGCGCGCGGCTCAGCGGTCCTGGACCTGCGCTGCGAGGGGATCGAACTGCTCGGCGCGCCCGTACCCGCCGCGGGCCTGCCGCAGGTCCGCGGCGGCTCCGACACCCTCGTCGTCCGTGCCGCAGCGGCCCCGTCGGGGGCGCTCGTCGAGCGCTTCTACACGCCCCTCGAGGACTGCGACGTCATCGTCGTGCGCACGCGGGTGACGAATCGGGGCGAGGGGCCCCTGCGGCTGGAGCGCCTCTTCTCCTACCAGCTCGACCTTCCGGGGCGCGAATGGGAGCTCGTATCCTTCACGGGCGCGTGGGCGCGGGAGTTCGCGCCCACGCGGCGGCCCGTCGAAGCCGGGGCCGCCCTCGTCGCCTCGCGCTCCGGCGTCTCCTCCCACTACGCGAACCCCTTCGCGATGGTGTGCTCGCGCGGCGCCGACGAGACGAGCGGCGAGGTCTACGGGACGAATCTCCTCTGGTCGGGCTCCCACGAGACGATCCTCGAGGCCGGGCCCTATTCCACGACCCGCCTCCTCTCGGGCATCCAAGCTGAGGGCTTCACCTGGACCCTCGAGCCGGGCGAGTCCTTCGACTCCCCCGAGGCGGTCCTCGCCTACTCCGCCACCGGCTTCGAGACCCTCAGCCATTCGATGCACGCCCTCGTCCGTGAGCACATCGTGCCCGGGCGCTGGGCGGGGGCCGAGCGCCCCGTCCTCGTCAACACCTGGGAGGCGATGTACTTCGACCTGTCCGAGAAGCGCCTCGACGCCCTCGCCCGTTCGGCCTCGTCGGTCGGCGCGGAGCTCTTCGTCCTCGACGACGGCTGGTTCGGGAGGCGGACCTCCGACGAGCGGGGCCTGGGCGACTTCTCGGTGAATCGCAAGCGCCTCCCCTCCGGTTTGACGGGTCTTTCGAGCCGATTGAAGAAGCGCGGCCTCGACTTCGGGCTGTGGGTCGAGCCGGAAATGGTGAACCGCGACTCCGCCCTTTTCGAGGCCCATCCCGACTGGATCCTCGCCGACCCCGCGACGGTGCCCTCGCCGAGCCGGCACCAGTTCGTCCTCGACCTGTGCCGCGAAGAAGTCCAGGACCACCTCATCGGGCAGATCACCGCCCTGCTGGACTCCGCGCCGATCCGCTACGTCAAGTGGGACATGAACCGTCACCATTCCGACCGCTTCAGCCCGGCCCTGGCCGAGCCGGGGCGCCTCGACGTGGCCTGGACGCGCGGCCTGTACCGGGTGCTCCGCGAGATCACCGCCGCCCACCCGGGCGTCCTCTTCGAGTCTTGCGCTTCGGGCGGCAACCGCGTCGACCTGGGCATGGCGAGCTACATGCCGCAGGTCTGGCTCTCCGACGACACGGACGCGTGGGAGCGGGCGCGCATCCAGACCGGCGCCTCCTACGGATACCCGCAGTCCCTGTGGGGCTCGCACGTCGGGGCCTCGCCGAACCACCAGACCCTGCGAAGCTCCTCGATCGAGGCGCGCTTCGACGTCGCGGCCTTCGGGCTGCTCGGTTACGAGCTCGACCTCGACGGCCTTTCACCCGCCGAGCTGCGGGCCGTGCGCGCGCAGCTGCGCTTCTACAAGGAGCATCGCGGGCTCTTCCAGTTCGGGCGCTGGTACAGGCTCCGTTCGCCCTTCGAGTCCGATGAGTGCGCGTGGATGGCGGTGGCGCCCGATTCGACCGAGGCCGTCGTGCTGGAAATGGTCGGGCGCGCCGTTGCGAACGTCGATGCGCCGCCGCTGCGCCTGCGGGGCCTGGACCCCCGGGCCCGCTATCGCGTGTCGACCAGGCGGGAGATGCTCGATCCCCGGGTCTTCGGATCGCTCATCAACACGGTCCTGCCCGTTCGCGTCGATCATGAGGGCGCTCTGGTGCGCGCGGTGGCGCGGCATCGGCCGATGACGACGGAGGCCTTCGAGGCGGAGGCCTCGGGCTCCGTGCTCATGAACGCGGGCCTTCGTCTTCCACAGCGTTTCGCGGGCACGGGCTTCGTCGAGGGGATGCGGGTGATGCCGGACTGCTCCGCGCGCCTGCACCTCGTGACGAAGCTCGCCCGATGA
- a CDS encoding glycoside-pentoside-hexuronide (GPH):cation symporter, whose product MAMNGASANGSSSRRFGYGVGAIGKDMVYALVSGFILYFYNDVLGASGAFIGIMMMAARVFDAFNDPIMGVIVEKTRTRWGRFRPWIFTGTLTNALVLYAMFAVPEGVEGSALLVWMSAVYFLWGITYTLMDIPFWSMIPAITRPGKDREAMAVIGRTCAAVGYAVPTVATMLVVVRVGSGERDGFALLAGVVAAVFIIAELIMVALVKEDAPRAALPPTGPSEGAAEQTAPPSSQRISEMFRALLANDQAMVVVVGIVVFNASLYLTSQLAVYFFKYDMGDSDLFGLFGAVGGAGQILAMASLPLLRRRWSARTILTGAISTTVFGYILLFAFSLLGVRQVPALALCAFVIYIGFGLATVLTTVFLADTVDYGQLRTGRRDEAVIFSMQTFVVKLASALSVLLAGVGIDVIGLNPDAAVQSASTLMGLRVLMMLVPVAGIVFALVFLRARYRLDEAELARISKALGRGGQQHAASSPSIEGARAATD is encoded by the coding sequence ATGGCGATGAACGGGGCGAGCGCGAACGGGTCGAGCTCGAGACGATTCGGCTACGGCGTCGGCGCAATCGGCAAGGACATGGTGTACGCCCTCGTTTCGGGCTTCATCCTCTACTTCTACAACGACGTCCTCGGCGCCTCGGGCGCCTTCATCGGCATCATGATGATGGCCGCGCGCGTCTTCGACGCCTTCAACGATCCGATCATGGGCGTGATCGTCGAGAAGACCCGGACCCGCTGGGGCCGCTTCCGCCCCTGGATCTTCACGGGCACCCTCACGAACGCCCTCGTCCTCTACGCGATGTTCGCCGTCCCCGAAGGGGTGGAGGGCTCCGCGCTCCTCGTGTGGATGAGCGCCGTCTACTTCCTGTGGGGCATCACCTACACCCTGATGGACATCCCCTTCTGGTCGATGATCCCGGCGATCACGAGGCCCGGAAAGGATCGCGAGGCGATGGCCGTCATCGGGCGCACCTGCGCCGCAGTCGGCTACGCGGTGCCCACGGTCGCGACGATGCTCGTCGTCGTCAGGGTCGGCTCGGGCGAGCGGGACGGATTCGCCCTCCTCGCGGGCGTCGTCGCAGCGGTCTTCATCATCGCCGAGCTCATCATGGTCGCCCTGGTGAAGGAGGACGCGCCCCGGGCGGCCCTCCCCCCGACCGGGCCCTCCGAGGGGGCCGCCGAGCAGACGGCCCCGCCCTCGTCCCAGAGGATCTCGGAGATGTTCCGCGCCCTCCTCGCCAACGATCAGGCGATGGTCGTGGTCGTCGGAATCGTCGTCTTCAACGCCTCCCTGTACCTCACCTCGCAGCTCGCGGTGTACTTCTTCAAGTACGACATGGGCGACTCCGACCTCTTCGGCCTCTTCGGGGCGGTCGGCGGCGCCGGCCAGATCCTCGCGATGGCCTCCTTGCCGCTGCTGCGCAGGAGGTGGAGCGCGAGGACGATCCTCACCGGGGCGATCTCGACGACGGTCTTCGGCTACATCCTCCTTTTCGCCTTCTCACTCCTCGGCGTGCGGCAGGTGCCCGCGCTCGCCCTGTGCGCCTTCGTCATCTACATCGGCTTCGGCCTGGCGACCGTGCTCACGACCGTCTTCCTCGCCGACACGGTGGATTACGGGCAGCTCCGCACGGGTCGGCGCGACGAAGCCGTGATCTTCTCGATGCAGACCTTCGTCGTCAAGCTCGCCTCGGCCCTGTCGGTCCTGCTCGCGGGCGTCGGCATCGACGTCATCGGCCTGAACCCGGACGCAGCTGTGCAGAGCGCCTCGACGCTCATGGGGCTGCGCGTCCTCATGATGCTCGTCCCGGTCGCGGGGATCGTGTTCGCCCTCGTCTTCCTGCGCGCCAGGTACCGCCTCGACGAGGCCGAACTCGCGCGCATTTCAAAGGCCCTCGGCCGTGGAGGCCAACAGCACGCCGCATCGTCCCCGAGCATCGAGGGCGCCAGGGCGGCGACGGACTGA
- a CDS encoding glycoside hydrolase family 2 protein, with translation MTRYALNEGWGFTPDWDDALLGAPASPAPEDDPLMRLLKVRLPHTVKEMPLDCFDDADFQLLSGYVRRLEAPREWEGKMIRLILDGAAHRSEVFCNGESVGVHECGWTAGEFDLTPFLRAGATNTIAVRLDSRESLDQPPFGGVVDYLAYGGLYREAHLEVTGRARIADVFARPDHLGSLGLDAQIEGELDGLSLRIALDSARGERLLDESHPLSEHRFTASFQTEGITPWSPDRPDLYRLSIALVDDEGREIDAEELRIGFRTIEWRAEGLFLNGRPFALRGLNRHQSYPHLGYAVPARAQRLDADILKGELGCTVVRTSHYPQSHHFIERCDEIGLLVITEIPGWQHIGGSEWKTRAVRNTIDMVRQWRNHPSIIAWGVRINESQDDDAFYARTNAAARELDPTRPTTGVRNFPKSHLREDVYAYNDFIHSGSNRGVDPKKKVTPDPGKGYFVSEHNGHMFPTKAYDDEEHRLSQALRHARVQDDAAGAEGIAGAIGWCLADYQTHKDFGSGDRVCHHGVMDQFRNPKLAAALYASQKDPAEGPVLEPSSTMDIGEHPGGALGDIVVFTNAQAVRLYRNDELVGEFSPDRRRFPHLPHPPVVITDTIGDLMERHEGFDHRTAERVKRVLRDAAVHGPTGLPPRTMLTAARLVASKRFTLEEATRLYNRWMAPWGGESVVWRFEAVSDGEVIASCERAPGNRLILRASVDTHVLVDGDTWDMATVRIEAVDEFGARRTYAQRALRFSVEGDAELVGPDALPLIGGACGAYVRSIGKAGSARLTVSCQDAEPLVVDFNVEKQETAGWR, from the coding sequence ATGACCCGCTACGCCCTGAATGAAGGATGGGGCTTCACTCCCGACTGGGATGACGCCCTCCTGGGAGCGCCGGCCTCCCCGGCCCCCGAAGACGACCCGCTCATGCGCCTCTTGAAGGTGCGCCTGCCGCACACGGTCAAGGAGATGCCGCTCGACTGCTTCGACGATGCGGACTTCCAACTCCTGTCCGGCTACGTCCGCCGGCTCGAAGCCCCCCGCGAATGGGAGGGCAAGATGATCCGACTCATCCTCGACGGAGCCGCCCACCGCTCGGAGGTCTTCTGCAACGGCGAATCCGTCGGCGTGCACGAGTGCGGATGGACGGCCGGAGAGTTCGACCTGACGCCCTTCCTGCGCGCGGGGGCGACGAACACGATCGCCGTTCGCCTCGACTCGCGCGAGAGCCTCGACCAGCCGCCCTTCGGCGGAGTCGTCGACTACCTCGCCTACGGCGGGCTCTACCGCGAAGCGCACCTGGAGGTGACGGGCAGAGCGCGCATCGCGGACGTGTTCGCGCGCCCGGATCATCTCGGATCCCTCGGACTCGACGCGCAGATCGAGGGCGAGCTTGACGGCCTGTCGCTCCGCATCGCCCTCGACAGCGCCCGGGGCGAGCGCCTCCTCGACGAGTCGCATCCCCTGTCCGAGCATCGCTTCACCGCCTCCTTCCAAACCGAGGGCATCACGCCCTGGAGCCCGGACCGCCCCGACTTGTACCGCCTGTCGATCGCCCTCGTCGACGACGAGGGGAGGGAAATCGACGCCGAGGAACTGCGGATCGGCTTCCGGACGATCGAATGGCGCGCCGAAGGCCTCTTCCTCAACGGACGCCCCTTCGCCCTGCGCGGCTTGAACCGGCACCAGTCCTACCCGCATCTTGGATACGCGGTCCCGGCCAGGGCCCAGCGGCTCGACGCCGACATCCTCAAAGGCGAATTGGGCTGCACGGTCGTGCGGACCAGCCACTACCCCCAGTCGCACCACTTCATCGAGCGCTGCGACGAGATCGGCCTGCTCGTCATCACCGAGATCCCCGGCTGGCAGCACATCGGCGGATCGGAATGGAAGACGCGGGCCGTCCGCAACACGATCGACATGGTCCGTCAATGGCGCAACCACCCCTCGATCATCGCCTGGGGCGTGCGCATCAACGAGTCCCAGGACGACGACGCCTTCTACGCGCGGACGAACGCCGCGGCGAGGGAACTCGATCCGACCCGCCCCACGACGGGAGTCAGGAACTTCCCCAAGTCGCACCTGCGCGAAGACGTCTACGCCTACAACGACTTCATCCACTCCGGATCGAACCGCGGGGTCGACCCGAAGAAGAAGGTCACCCCCGATCCGGGCAAAGGCTACTTCGTCTCCGAGCACAACGGGCACATGTTCCCCACGAAGGCCTACGACGACGAGGAGCACCGCCTGTCGCAGGCGCTGCGGCACGCGCGCGTTCAGGACGACGCCGCCGGGGCCGAGGGGATCGCCGGGGCGATCGGCTGGTGCCTGGCCGACTACCAGACCCACAAGGACTTCGGCTCCGGGGACCGCGTCTGCCACCACGGAGTCATGGACCAGTTCCGCAACCCGAAGCTCGCCGCGGCCCTGTACGCCTCGCAGAAGGATCCGGCCGAAGGGCCCGTGCTCGAGCCGAGCTCGACGATGGACATCGGCGAGCATCCGGGCGGGGCCCTGGGCGACATCGTCGTCTTCACGAACGCGCAGGCCGTGCGCCTGTACCGCAATGACGAGCTGGTCGGTGAATTCTCGCCGGACCGCAGGCGCTTCCCGCACCTGCCCCATCCCCCGGTCGTCATCACCGACACGATCGGCGACCTCATGGAGCGCCACGAGGGCTTCGACCATCGCACCGCCGAAAGGGTCAAACGCGTCCTGCGGGATGCCGCCGTCCACGGCCCGACGGGCCTTCCCCCGAGGACGATGCTGACGGCCGCCCGGCTCGTGGCCTCCAAGCGCTTCACCCTGGAAGAGGCCACGCGGCTGTACAACCGGTGGATGGCCCCCTGGGGCGGGGAATCCGTCGTCTGGCGATTCGAGGCCGTCTCAGACGGCGAAGTGATCGCCTCGTGCGAGCGCGCGCCGGGCAACCGCCTCATCCTGCGCGCCTCGGTCGACACGCATGTCCTGGTCGACGGGGATACCTGGGACATGGCCACGGTCCGCATCGAAGCCGTCGACGAATTCGGCGCGCGCAGGACCTACGCTCAACGGGCGCTTCGCTTCAGCGTCGAGGGCGATGCCGAGCTCGTCGGCCCCGACGCGCTCCCGCTTATCGGCGGCGCCTGCGGGGCCTACGTGCGCTCGATCGGCAAAGCCGGTTCGGCCCGCCTCACGGTGTCGTGCCAGGACGCGGAGCCGCTCGTCGTCGATTTCAACGTGGAGAAGCAGGAGACGGCAGGATGGCGATGA
- a CDS encoding TetR/AcrR family transcriptional regulator, producing the protein MPRVKSEELRTRCLDGAILLMTEIGPKFTMSELASALKISKKTLYVYFSDKEDLLLGAVDRWFDQVKVAERAILEDDGLSTLEKMRRIIAVQPAQYPLLSWSEVAPMTTKYPRVYDRVLQRLETEWEPTIGLMEHGIATGEFRRFDVDMARALIEGAFEYLLTHPLKREHWHRYLEEMVDIVIFGVAARGDDEEKE; encoded by the coding sequence ATGCCGAGAGTGAAATCCGAAGAACTGCGCACCCGCTGCCTCGACGGCGCGATCCTCCTCATGACCGAAATCGGCCCGAAGTTCACCATGAGCGAGCTCGCGTCCGCACTGAAGATCTCCAAGAAGACCCTGTACGTCTACTTCTCCGACAAGGAGGACCTCCTCCTCGGCGCGGTCGACCGCTGGTTCGACCAGGTCAAGGTCGCCGAACGGGCGATCCTGGAAGACGACGGGCTTTCGACCCTCGAGAAGATGCGGCGGATCATCGCGGTTCAACCCGCCCAGTACCCGCTCCTGTCCTGGAGCGAAGTCGCGCCGATGACCACGAAGTACCCGCGCGTCTACGACAGGGTGCTCCAACGCCTGGAGACCGAATGGGAACCGACGATCGGACTGATGGAGCACGGCATCGCGACCGGCGAATTCAGACGATTCGATGTGGACATGGCCCGGGCGCTCATCGAAGGCGCATTCGAATACCTCCTGACCCACCCCCTCAAGCGCGAGCACTGGCATCGCTACCTCGAAGAGATGGTGGACATCGTCATCTTTGGGGTCGCGGCCCGAGGCGACGACGAGGAGAAGGAATGA
- a CDS encoding DsbA family protein, translating into MASKRTLDDPVRLKAQQLREAQEKADRRTRAIIISIVVVVVLAVVATVAIVISRQIAKKSEALTADPVAVLGDYASGEPILYSHLGVGKIDESLPTLTEYFDYSCHACADIDVLIGAQVSAGADKGEYNVKYQPVQTVGLGYMSPATSASLIVAQKDPEHWAAFHHALLAYFSTQFRAGKGEVIQDIDNSWKQVKVIASQVGVPESVSDGFPVNVVTDYLAASSQAWRDAPVQGRSKLGTPEFVNNDSVKIELSGKEAAAILASLRTGMSLPVDGAPSSESAQSE; encoded by the coding sequence ATGGCCTCCAAGAGAACTCTCGACGATCCCGTGCGGTTGAAGGCGCAGCAGCTGCGTGAAGCCCAGGAGAAGGCGGACCGGCGGACGAGGGCGATCATCATCTCGATCGTGGTCGTGGTCGTCCTCGCGGTGGTGGCGACGGTGGCGATCGTCATCTCCCGGCAGATCGCGAAGAAGTCCGAGGCGCTGACGGCCGATCCGGTCGCCGTCCTGGGCGACTACGCCTCGGGCGAGCCGATCCTGTACTCGCACCTCGGGGTCGGCAAGATCGATGAGTCCCTGCCGACTCTCACCGAGTACTTCGACTACTCCTGCCATGCTTGCGCCGATATCGACGTGCTGATCGGCGCGCAGGTCTCCGCGGGTGCGGATAAGGGCGAGTACAACGTGAAGTACCAGCCCGTGCAGACCGTCGGCCTGGGCTACATGAGTCCTGCGACCTCGGCGTCGCTCATCGTCGCCCAGAAGGACCCCGAGCATTGGGCGGCCTTCCACCATGCCCTGCTCGCCTACTTCTCCACGCAGTTCAGGGCGGGTAAGGGCGAGGTCATCCAGGACATCGACAATTCCTGGAAGCAGGTGAAGGTGATCGCCTCGCAGGTGGGCGTGCCCGAATCCGTCTCCGACGGCTTCCCGGTCAACGTCGTCACCGACTATCTCGCCGCTTCGAGCCAGGCATGGCGGGACGCCCCCGTCCAGGGGCGCTCCAAGCTGGGAACCCCGGAGTTCGTGAACAACGACTCCGTGAAGATCGAACTGTCGGGGAAGGAAGCGGCGGCGATCCTGGCTTCCCTGAGGACGGGCATGAGCCTCCCCGTTGATGGGGCTCCGAGCTCGGAATCCGCTCAGTCCGAGTGA